The following DNA comes from Flammeovirgaceae bacterium.
AATATGTCCGAAAGGCATCAGACGAATTGCGCTCACAATTGACGAGTGTAATTGATGAAGCGCTAAAACGCCCTTTGGAAAACCTTGAGAGATGGTTATGGTTTGATGAAAGATGGTCTGCAATCTTGCAATATATTTCTCATTTACGCAGACAAACGGAGCAACAAGACACCTTCCTGGCACAGCTTGAACAGAAACTTCAAGATACTTTTGGCTTTAGACAACTTCCTAATGAGAAGAAAGCCTTTTTTAGAAATCATATTAGGTCCTACGCAAGTAACTTATCACTAATTGATGCTGAAAGGTCTGATAAAACCGGATTTTCCACAGTATCAATTAACCAAATGCTTTATAGACTGAGGCAAGAAGGACTTTCTAGTCAGGATTGGCAGAAAACTCAATTGTTTTCTGAACAAAATCAAAGCATGCAGAAATTGATAGGCATAATGCTCCAAGCCTATGAGATACAAAAGTCAATTGAGCGGTTGAAAACTGGTCAGGCTATTGATCAAACTAGCATTGCGCGATTGGTGATTGATTGGGTGAACGGAAGAGATATTGCAGCCATTGCCTCCAGATTTTATCCAAGGGCAGATACGCAAGTCGCCATTCAGAAGACTACGAAGGCTCTTTTCAGCATAGTTACTAATGCAGCAACCTGGGGACTTGCAGCTATGCAGAAAATACCAACCAGCGGAATAGACTGGGATAGTCTTTCAGAAATCGAAAAGAAGCGCATGGCAAATCTCCCGGCCTATTTGCACTATGGAGTCAATACCGATGAAGGCGTACTGATGCGAAAAAATAATGTGCCCCGAAGCATTGCGAACCGCTTAGGTGAAGTATACAGCAATTCAATCGGTGGTGAGATATTCAACCAGCCTTCGAATGCGGTTTCCGATTGGATCGGTCAACAAAATATGGAGACCTGGAATCGAGTGATTCCGGCAGGGTCAAGGCTTTCTGGCGAGGACTACAAAAAGATCTGGATGAAGTTAAATGGTATTCAATGATTAAGGCAAATGAGTAAACTTAGTAATAAAATAGAAGCCCATGATCGCTCTGTAAGCTCCCCCGAAAATAGGACAGTTTTGAATTAGACAAAAGGTCTAACTTTAAACTGTTAAAAATGAAAAGAACAAGATTTACCGAAGCCCAGGTTTTCAACATTCTCAAGGAGTATGATGCGGGCAAAAACATCCAGGATATTGCCCGTGATAACGGAGTGTCCAAAGCCACTATTTACAACTGGAAGGCCAAGTACGGAGGCATGGAGATGAACGAACTCAAAAGAATGAAGGAGCTTGAGGAAGAAAACCGTAAGCTCAAGCATATGTATGCCGATTTGGCGCTGGACAACAAGATGCTCAAAGAGGTCTTGGGAAAAAAGTTCTGAGGCCCGCTGAGAAGCGAACCGGTGTGGATCATTTGAGAGCGGCTTTTCAAGTTAGCCTCGGTCGGGCCTGTGATGTGATGGACCTCTCACGTTCGGTTTACTACTACCAAAGTAAAAAGGACGATCATGCGGTGATTGAAAAACTTCAGGACTTAGCGGAAAAACGGCCTACCGAGGGTTTTTGGAAAATGTATTTCAGGATTAGGAAAGAAGGACTGTTGTGGAACCATAAACGCATTCATCGGGTGTATAAATATTTGAAGCTAAACCTGAAAAGAAAAGGTAAAAGAAGGTTACCGGCACGGATTCTTCAACCTTTGGAAGCTGTTAGTCATATCAATGCAAGCTGGTCGATGGATTTTATGAGCGATTCTCTTCTATCAGGCCGCAAGTTTAGGGTACTCAACTTGCTAGACGACTTTAATCGTGAGGCGCTTGCTATTGAAGTAGACACTTCGCTACGTGCCGAGCGTGTTGTCCGGGTACTTGAGCAAGTCATCCAGTGGAGAGGTAAACCAAAACGAATCAGGGTTGACAATGGTCCTGAATTCATCTCAAGCAAACTCTGCTTATGGTGTGAAGAACGTTCCATCCAGCTTCAGTTTATTCAACCAGGTAAGCCTACACAGAATGCATATATCGAGCGTTTCAATGGGAGTTTTCGCAGAGATGTTCTAGATGCTTATCTATTTGAATCACTAATCCAAGTGAGAATACTGGCTGATGAATGGATGAATGATTACAACTACGACCGTCCACATGATGCACTCGAGGGGCGCAGTCCTGCGGACATGCTGGTTGTGGATTTATGGAAAACTCGAAACGAGTTTCCCACAAACCCACAACCGGTTACAACAACAATGAATAAATTTTCTAATTTAGAGCTGTCCTAAAAAAGGGGAGCTTACAGCTCTATTACAGAAGTACTGGACGATAAAAAGTACATGGTCGATTACTTCCAGCGGGAGTACAAATGGGAAGAGCGACACATTGAGCAATTGGTTTCTGATCTCACTTCATCTTTCCTGAATGAATACAAGACTGAACACAAGCGCAAGGACATTGAAAACTACAATTCCTACTATCTGGGGCCTTTTGTGGTAAGCGTAAAAGATGGCCAGCGAAGCATTATTGACGGTCAACAACGACTGACCTCTTTAACCCTTCTCCTCATCTATTTGAACAACCTTCAAAAGGAACTTGGTCTCAGTGAAAAGCTTGAATCTCTGATCTTCTCAGAGAAATATGGAGAAATGTCCTTCAACATTCAGGTGGATGAGCGAATTGCCTGTATGGAAGCATTGTTCAAAGAGGGAGAATACGTACCGAAAGAAGACGATGATGAGAGCACGCTAAATATGGCTTCTCGGTACTCGGATATTGAAAATGCATTTCCGGAGGAAATAAAGAATCATGTGCTTCCGTATTTCATTGACTGGTTGAAGTACAATGTGGTGTTGGTAGAAATTATTGCCTATTCAGACGAGAATGCCTACACCATTTTTGAAACCATGAACGATCGGGGTTTGAACCTTACCCCAACTGAAATGCTCAAGGGATTCATCTTATCCAAGTTTGAGGATAGCAAGAAACGTCAAAAAGCAAATGAGCTTTGGAAATCTTCCATGCAGGAATTGCATGCCTACGATAAAGACGAAGATCAGCGTTTTATACAGGCATGGTTCAGGGCGCAGTATGCAGAAACGATAAGGCCAGGTAAAGCGGGCTCAAAAAATGAGGATTTTGAGAAAATAGGAACACGCTTCCATAGCTGGTTTAGAGACAACTTGGCGAAGGTTGGCATTGAACAAGAAGATGCAGACGGCTTTCAATTATTCATTGACAAAGACTTCAAGTTCTTTCTGAGTGCTTACAAACACATCTTGACCGCTGAACGAAAATTGTCTGACTCACTTCAGCATATCTATTATATCAGGAGGTGGGGAATCGCCAATTCGTTGAGCTACCCCTTGTTGCTTTCTTCATTAAAAACGACAGACAGTTCGGAAATTGTCATTGAGAAAATGGACTTGGTTGCAAGGTACATTGAAGCTTTTGTCGTTCGCAGGTCAGTCAATTTCCGAAAGTTTGCTTCGAGTTCTATCCGTTACACTATGTACACACTGGTCAAAGAGATTAGAAGAACCGAAGTGCATGAATTAAAATCCATCTTGAATAGAAAACTGGACGAAATGGAAGAATCATGGTCGGGCATACAAAATTTCCGCTTACACGGTCAGAATAGAGTCTTTGTTAAGTTCTTGCTATCAAGATTGACCGCTTTTTTAGAACAGCAGTCTGGCTTAAATTCTTCATTCGAAAAGTATTATCACAACCCTGGCGGAAAGCCCTTTGAAGTTGAGCATATCTGGGCTGATAAATTCTCCGAACATAAAGACGAATTTGAGCAAGAAGCCGATTTCCAGGAATACCGAAACAGAATTGGAGCTCTGGTTTTGCTACCAAGAGGCACAAATCAGTCGTATGGAGCAAAGCCATACACGGAAAAGTTGAACCACTACATCAAGGAGAACCTACTGGTTCAGAGTCTTTGTTCCCTTGCCTATGTAAACAATCCCAACTTTCTTTCCATGAAAAATAGACTGGCTCTTCCATTTAAGTCGCATGAAGCTTTTCTGAAATTGGATATTACTGAAAGGCAAAACCTCTATCAGGCCATATGTGAATCTATATGGGGTAATGAAACATATGCAGATGAAGATCAAATCAATTGAAATAAAGAACTACAAGGCCTTTTACGGAAAGCATACCATTAACCTAGGCGGTAAAAACGTTTTCATCTATGGGGAGAATGGTAGCGGAAAAAGCTCACTCTACTATGCCTTAAAAGACTTCTTTCAGTCTTCCATTGAGACCATTGACATGGCAGAAGTGGACAACATCTTCCTAAAAGCTTCAGATAAAGGGAAAAACTACATCAAAGTCAAATTTCAACCCAATAAAGATGGCCAAAGAAGAGTAGCTGAATATGAACTAACGGCAATCGGAAAAACTACCAATGCTGCTGGCGACACTTCCATCAGGGACGCAAATAAGTTGAAGAGCTTCCTAACCTACAAGCACCTGCTTGATATACATCACATCAAAAAAGATGGCGAAATAGACCTTTTCAACTTATTGGTGAAGGGTGTTCTAAAGCATTTCAAATACACGCTTACAGGTGGTAAAGAACTAGGAGAACTCTGGTCTGAAATCGAAACCATTATTGCCAAAGAAACAGGAACAAGTTACCGCTCGGACCAGAAAAAGAAAGACGTTGATAATGCTTTAAAGGCTTTTAATGATGCGTTCAAACAACTTTTCATTAAACCAACAACCGGGTTACCGAATCCCGAGTACATATTGGGTCATGCCGCACCAATTTTGGAAGAATTTGAACATGGTCTTGAAATTGACTTGCGATATACACAAGCCACAACCGATGATTACAAGAACATCAAACAAAACCATGTTCGTGCTGACCTGAAATTTTGCGGTCAAACGATACCCAAAGCCCATCTTTTCTTGAATGAAGCACGTTTATCTGCAATCGCTATTTCGATCTATTTGGGCATGATCAAAAGACATCCCCAATTAAAACCGCACAAAATCTTGTTCTTGGACGACATCTTTATTGGACTTGACATTTCAAACAGGTTACCACTCCTAAAAATCCTTGATGTCCATTTCCCGGAGTATCAAGTGTTCATCACAACATACGATAAACCTTGGTATGAGTATGTAAGAGGTTTTCTGAGTGATAAATGGAAAACGATTGAGTTCTACGCTCAGGAAGTCAAAGGAGGTTTTGAGATTCCCAAGATTGAAGACGGTACTGACTTGGTTCAAAAAGCACGTCAACACTATAGTAATTCAGACTATAAAGCCAGTGCAGTTTATGCCAGATCTTCTTTTGAGAAGATAATCATGGATTATTGCGAAAGAAAGAGGAAACCTATTGCATTTAAAGCAAAGCGAAAGGATTACTCGTCTCAAGACTTTTGGAATAAGGTAAAAGGTGACGTTCTTCCAGCAACTAAAATCAGTATTGAAGGATATCGTTTCCTAATCTATAACAAACTGAGCCACTACGATCCGGAGGTTAATCCTCTGAAAACGGAATTAAGGGATGCTATAACGGCAGTAGAGAATTTGAGAACAGAATTAAATGCAATTCCATAATGGCCTACACAGCAGTCACACACATTGGCTGGCCGCTCAAAGCCACCCGCAGACCAAAGCCAGCCAAAGAGTGTGCCTGCCCAGCCCAACAAATTTTCAAAAATGCCCCACGCGCGACTGAACGATGCTAAAAGACAATGAATCGGACAGACAAACAGAGACTTCTAAAAAGTTGATAATCTGGACGGAAAACAAAAAGAAATAAAAGCACGATGCCCCAACATTGGCTATACGTAATGCGGGTTTTAGTGCTAAATTGAAAGTAAATGAATATTAACAAACATATGGGTAGTCTGACAGTGAAGTGGCTTTCAATCCCGCACTACGCATAGCCGCAAAACGTTGTGCAGCAAGTGTGAAAAGACCC
Coding sequences within:
- a CDS encoding DUF262 domain-containing protein, yielding MVDYFQREYKWEERHIEQLVSDLTSSFLNEYKTEHKRKDIENYNSYYLGPFVVSVKDGQRSIIDGQQRLTSLTLLLIYLNNLQKELGLSEKLESLIFSEKYGEMSFNIQVDERIACMEALFKEGEYVPKEDDDESTLNMASRYSDIENAFPEEIKNHVLPYFIDWLKYNVVLVEIIAYSDENAYTIFETMNDRGLNLTPTEMLKGFILSKFEDSKKRQKANELWKSSMQELHAYDKDEDQRFIQAWFRAQYAETIRPGKAGSKNEDFEKIGTRFHSWFRDNLAKVGIEQEDADGFQLFIDKDFKFFLSAYKHILTAERKLSDSLQHIYYIRRWGIANSLSYPLLLSSLKTTDSSEIVIEKMDLVARYIEAFVVRRSVNFRKFASSSIRYTMYTLVKEIRRTEVHELKSILNRKLDEMEESWSGIQNFRLHGQNRVFVKFLLSRLTAFLEQQSGLNSSFEKYYHNPGGKPFEVEHIWADKFSEHKDEFEQEADFQEYRNRIGALVLLPRGTNQSYGAKPYTEKLNHYIKENLLVQSLCSLAYVNNPNFLSMKNRLALPFKSHEAFLKLDITERQNLYQAICESIWGNETYADEDQIN
- a CDS encoding AAA family ATPase; the encoded protein is MKIKSIEIKNYKAFYGKHTINLGGKNVFIYGENGSGKSSLYYALKDFFQSSIETIDMAEVDNIFLKASDKGKNYIKVKFQPNKDGQRRVAEYELTAIGKTTNAAGDTSIRDANKLKSFLTYKHLLDIHHIKKDGEIDLFNLLVKGVLKHFKYTLTGGKELGELWSEIETIIAKETGTSYRSDQKKKDVDNALKAFNDAFKQLFIKPTTGLPNPEYILGHAAPILEEFEHGLEIDLRYTQATTDDYKNIKQNHVRADLKFCGQTIPKAHLFLNEARLSAIAISIYLGMIKRHPQLKPHKILFLDDIFIGLDISNRLPLLKILDVHFPEYQVFITTYDKPWYEYVRGFLSDKWKTIEFYAQEVKGGFEIPKIEDGTDLVQKARQHYSNSDYKASAVYARSSFEKIIMDYCERKRKPIAFKAKRKDYSSQDFWNKVKGDVLPATKISIEGYRFLIYNKLSHYDPEVNPLKTELRDAITAVENLRTELNAIP